A stretch of Ranitomeya variabilis isolate aRanVar5 chromosome 3, aRanVar5.hap1, whole genome shotgun sequence DNA encodes these proteins:
- the LOC143815439 gene encoding uncharacterized protein LOC143815439: MQVEEEPSAAAAAPAAAAEGSPRQSQSRRTRRHGRPSASQRAPAEEEDDDDDIDIDCLIEEVREREPLWNMADRRHADTGVTRRLWDEVCRNLFPRRESLHPQQQSKLVGKIRKRWRSLRDRFKREFNDEMKAPSGSAGRKRSKYKYGQALSFLRRTMLSRVTFSSHRAPASSSAPSGAIPPESATEGHVGRPHTSVPSSDPSVLSSDPSVPSTSSAPSSGALLQASLLASDAEQLAFPLPHPSDPATSTPPLGSWRQRQRGQERSYAPEFLHLNASFQGSFKILGEQVTAGFNMVQSRISETSQETSSRLDRLHSAVSPDPANLFFQSMLMSMEKLSFEQQMRVMNTCHNAALQAINESTHTPHRTSTPIPHQAPFPHHTPHYQTQPQYPHQQHYQTQLQSPHQHHYQTPRHSHYPTQSQYPTQSPQQSRPLDQITSPMFSLLNFSLPPTPTPPPSGQPLGLTPTSTAPQTSRVSPPIDVVQPSGTSSSHISTQHFENL; encoded by the exons atgcaagtggaggaggaaccaagt gctgctgctgctgctcctgctgctgccgctgaaggctctcccagacagtcccagagtcggcggactcgtcgccacggtcggccatca gcttcacagcgtgctcccgcagaagaggaggatgatgatgatgacattgacatcgattgtctcatcgaggaggttcgcgagcgggagccgctgtggaacatggctgaccgcaggcatgctgataccggtgtcacccgtcggctctgggacgaagtgtgtcgcaacctgtttccaaggcgggagagccttcatcctcagcagcagagcaaactag ttggaaagattaggaagcggtggcggtcactgagggatcgctttaagagggaattcaatgatgagatgaaggccccgagtggctctgcaggaaggaagaggagcaaatataaatatggccaggccctctccttcctgaggcgaacaatgctaagcagagt caccttctccagccaccgggcgcctgcatcttcctctgcgccctctggagcgatccctcctgagtccgccactgagggccacgtcggtaggccccacacctctgtcccctcctctgacccctctgtcctctcctctgacccctctgtcccctccacttcatccgccccaagcagtggagcattattgcaggcttcattgctcgcatctgatgctgaacagttagcgttccctttaccccacccctctgatcctgccacctcgacaccaccattaggttcgtggcggcagcgccagaggggtcaggaaaggagctatgctcctgagttcttacacctgaatgcatccttccaaggctctttcaaaattttgggagagcaagtgactgctggtttcaacatggtgcaatcacgcatcagtgaaacaagccaggaaaccagcagtcgcttggataggctgcattcagctgtaagtcccgatccggccaacctttttttccaatccatgctcatgagcatggagaagctttcttttgagcaacagatgcgggtaatgaatacctgccataatgctgcactgcaggccattaatgaatcgacccacacacctcaccgcacctccactccaattccacaccaggccccatttccacaccataccccccattaccaaacccagccccaatacccacaccagcagcattaccaaacccagctccaatccccacaccagcaccattaccaaaccccacgccactcccactaccctacccagtcacaatacccgacccagtccccacaacaatcccggcccctagaccaaattacttccccaatgttttccttactgaacttttctcttccacctaccccaacaccacccccctctggtcagcctcttggtttaacccccacttccactgcaccccaaacaagtagggtttccccacctatcgacgtggtccaaccttccggcacatcctcctctcatatctccacccaacactttgaaaatttgtaa